The nucleotide window GCAATCGTAGATAGAATGTTTTCCCTGAGAGATGCTGTCGCTTTTTCCTTTGGAGCCCCACCTTTTAAACGACTCTTAAGACTTTCCTCTATCTCAAAGAACTCAGTACATCTAGAACAATTTATTATATGTTCACGTGCATCAGCTAGATCCGGCGAAAGCGCCTGTATTCCATCCGAGGTGTAAATTATTTTTCTCGCCTCACCACAATCCATAACAATACCCCCTGCGTTAGATTACTCCCCTTTTTTTGGCATATTCAAAAAGTGTCTCTCTTAATAGACTTCTCGCTCTAAAAAGCCTTGATGCTATGGTACCAACGGGACAATCCAGAATTTCCTGAATCTCTTGATATGTGAAACCCTCAACATCAGAGAGCCAAATGACAGCTCTAAAATCAACATGAAGACTATCTAACGCCTCTTTTATCTCCTCGTCTAGAACGTAATTAAGCACAATCTCCTCCGGACTCAAATTGCGAATTGTAACCACATGGTCAAGGAGTGACTCGCTCAATTCTATATCAACTAAAGGAGGCTCTTTAATCTTTTTTCTATAGCTGTTAATAAAGGTATTCATTAATATCCTGTATACCCATGACTTCGCCTTATTATTCGAACTTATCTGCTCATAGTGTTTAAACGCTTTAAGACAAGTCTCTTGAACCAAATCCTCCGCATCATTTTTATTTTTTGTAAGTCTGAGAGCCGTAGAATAAATTGAATCCAGGTTCGTCATTATGATTTCTTCTATGCTGATAGCTTCATCATTTTCATCTACCGTTACTAACTTAATTTCCCTATGTGACTTATTCATTCAAGCTCCTCAAATCACTGTAAGATAATTCACTGCAAGCCTGCTACTAATTTCTCGACAGTAATTTCACCTATTGCATTTAATAATCTTACCTGAGCCTTATTGTAATTTATTATTGACCTAATATAGTTAAGTCGTGCACTGGCAAGCGCATCCTCAGCCTGTATAACTTCAACCGCCAAGCCCAGTCCCCTTTTAAACCTTACCTGACTTAGCTTCAACGACTCTTCAGCTGACTCTAGCTCTTCTCTTGCAGGAATAATTTTTTCTTCGGACGATAACACCTCATCATGTGTTTTCACCACATCCGCTCTAAGACGTTCACGTTCCTCTTCCTTTCTAATCTCGGCCCTCCTTAATCTAGCGCGTGAAGCTTTAATTTCACCATAAGATGAAGCCGATAGACTTACACCTATCACCCCTTGATAAATCTCCCTTTCACCTATGTTTCCAAATCTATCACCAATACCACCTATCTCGGCTTCGAGAAGAACTTCAGGGCCCAAAGCACCCAACCAAACTCCGGACACCTCAGCACCAGCAGCATCGACCTGTTTGCTCGCGCTCATAATCTCAGGATGTTTCTTTAAGGTGTCATTTATAAGATCATCCAGCATGTTTAGATTATCTACAAACTTAATTTGCCTTATTTGTGTATCACTTGGGAAAAGTGTTACTGAAGAGTCAACCTTAAGAATAAGAGCCAGGTCGGCCGAGGCTTCTCTAAATTCTTCTTGGGCAGTAATCAATCTCTGTTCTTTATTCGCCAGATCTGTTTTTGCCCTGACTACATCAGCGCCTGGTCCTATACCCTGCTTCTCCAAGACCTCGGCAATCTTTACAAGGTTGTTAGCATCCGAGACGGTCTTTTCTGACACGTTAACATTACCCTGTGCCTCAACAAGATCGTAGTAGCCTTCGACTACGGCAAGTAAAACATCCTGTGTAATTGCTGATTCATCCGATTTTACTGCATCAACGTTGCGATGAGCTGCGATTGCACTATATATTGACTCGCCGGGGTTAAGAATATAACTCGCTATAATACCCGGACTCAGTGTATCGAAAGTCACATCCCTCAGCTCTCCAAAACTTCCCTGGACCCTACCATCCGTTCGCCCATAGCCAAAAAATAATGACACAACCGGAATTAGGCCGCCAAATGCTGCACTGCTGTTTCCCTTTGCTTCTAAAACCCGGGCTCTTGCCTCTGCAATCTCAAGATTGTCACTGGATGCTATGCGTATTGCTGTTGCGAGATCGATGGGTAGGCTGTCTTTTCCGATTAGCCTTAGTTCGACCGACTCCAGAGGCGCCGATACTTCTTGATTATTACTATACTCTGGTCCAATTTTCTCTTTTTGAACCTTATCCTTTTCGAGAGCATTAGTTTCAGAATCTGTTGCATTAGATTGGGAGAAAAAAACGAGAGTTGTCGATATGAGAATTATAAATATACCCAGTCCGCGCATAACCATTTATCCTTTAATATCTTTTGGTAACTTTAACTGTATCTCCATCTGAAACTGTGTTATTACCTTTGATAATGATTTCTTCCCCTGCCTTAAGTCCCGTAACAACTTGAACTCGAATACCATCATCGATTCCTGTTTCTATCTGCACTTTCTCAACCTTTCCATTTTTGACCTTGTAAACATACTTATTATTTTTTTCAACAGTGATAGCATCTGCGGGAACTGTTACGGCGTTTTCGATTACATCGAGGTTTAACGTTATATTTCCATACATACCAGGAAGCAGGAGCTGATCAGGATTTGGTATATCTATTTCAGTCCTCATTGTGCGGGTCCCGGGATTCAGTGCATTTGCAAAGCGTGTAACTGATGCAGATAAATTTCTGCCTGGAAGGGCATCCACTACAAGATTTGCCTCATCTCCTTTCTCCACGAATGGTACGTCCGGTTCAGGAACATCGATAAAAACACGAACTGTATCCGTATGCATTATAGTTACAACCGGGGATACATTATTAGAAGTAGCATCCTGAACGAGTGCTCCTGGGTCAACGAATCGTTCCGTAATTACGCCGTCAAATGGCGCCTTTATTTTTCCGTATTCAAGAAGAGCTTTTAATCTTTCCATGTCTGCACTTGCATTATCTATCTTTGCTTTCTCGTTATTTATGCTTGCTTTGGCAAGCTCGAACTTTGCCTTTGCAACATCTACGTCCTGCTTCGCCACGGCTCCGGGTTCGGTTGCCCATATGTCCTTTATCCTTTGGTAAGTTTGTTTCTGCAGTTCAAAATCAGCCTCGGCCTTTTTGTAGTTTGCCTGCGCCCCTCTGAGTTTTGCCTTTACCTGTTGGTACTCTTCTACCATCTCGGGTATATCCATCTCTGCGAGAACCTCACCCTCTTTTACCTGGTCTCCTATGTCAACATTAATCCAATTAAGGTACCCCGCAGCCTTAGCATATAGAGTCGCCTTATGTAGGGGCCCTATGCTTGCGGGAACTCCTATTTTGCGCACCAAGTCCTTTCTCACAACCTTTGTGACCTCGACATTTGTAACTCCTTTTTCGTCTTCTGAGCCTTTTAACGTTGTTGTCTCTGTTATTGCTAACTTTTCTTTAAAAATTAAGACCCCTATAACAAGCATGACCATCAGAAGAGGGAATATTAGCAAGTAAAGTTTTTTATTTTTCATGCTCAACTCCTTTTTCAAACCAAAAGATTCTTAGTTAGTATTAGATAATTTATGTTTGCTACCCTTTAGCAATGTGTAAAGTATTGGAACCACAACAAGTGTCAGGATCGTGGAGGCCAAAACACCACCTATTACTGCTCGAGCAAGCGGAATATTTACGCCACCCACTATAGCCATCGGCGTTAGTCCCAGCACT belongs to Thermodesulfobacteriota bacterium and includes:
- a CDS encoding sigma-70 family RNA polymerase sigma factor translates to MNKSHREIKLVTVDENDEAISIEEIIMTNLDSIYSTALRLTKNKNDAEDLVQETCLKAFKHYEQISSNNKAKSWVYRILMNTFINSYRKKIKEPPLVDIELSESLLDHVVTIRNLSPEEIVLNYVLDEEIKEALDSLHVDFRAVIWLSDVEGFTYQEIQEILDCPVGTIASRLFRARSLLRETLFEYAKKRGVI
- a CDS encoding TolC family protein, which codes for MVMRGLGIFIILISTTLVFFSQSNATDSETNALEKDKVQKEKIGPEYSNNQEVSAPLESVELRLIGKDSLPIDLATAIRIASSDNLEIAEARARVLEAKGNSSAAFGGLIPVVSLFFGYGRTDGRVQGSFGELRDVTFDTLSPGIIASYILNPGESIYSAIAAHRNVDAVKSDESAITQDVLLAVVEGYYDLVEAQGNVNVSEKTVSDANNLVKIAEVLEKQGIGPGADVVRAKTDLANKEQRLITAQEEFREASADLALILKVDSSVTLFPSDTQIRQIKFVDNLNMLDDLINDTLKKHPEIMSASKQVDAAGAEVSGVWLGALGPEVLLEAEIGGIGDRFGNIGEREIYQGVIGVSLSASSYGEIKASRARLRRAEIRKEEERERLRADVVKTHDEVLSSEEKIIPAREELESAEESLKLSQVRFKRGLGLAVEVIQAEDALASARLNYIRSIINYNKAQVRLLNAIGEITVEKLVAGLQ
- a CDS encoding efflux RND transporter periplasmic adaptor subunit → MKNKKLYLLIFPLLMVMLVIGVLIFKEKLAITETTTLKGSEDEKGVTNVEVTKVVRKDLVRKIGVPASIGPLHKATLYAKAAGYLNWINVDIGDQVKEGEVLAEMDIPEMVEEYQQVKAKLRGAQANYKKAEADFELQKQTYQRIKDIWATEPGAVAKQDVDVAKAKFELAKASINNEKAKIDNASADMERLKALLEYGKIKAPFDGVITERFVDPGALVQDATSNNVSPVVTIMHTDTVRVFIDVPEPDVPFVEKGDEANLVVDALPGRNLSASVTRFANALNPGTRTMRTEIDIPNPDQLLLPGMYGNITLNLDVIENAVTVPADAITVEKNNKYVYKVKNGKVEKVQIETGIDDGIRVQVVTGLKAGEEIIIKGNNTVSDGDTVKVTKRY